From a region of the Paralichthys olivaceus isolate ysfri-2021 chromosome 4, ASM2471397v2, whole genome shotgun sequence genome:
- the loxhd1b gene encoding lipoxygenase homology domain-containing protein 1, protein MPTKKKKTTQRAEEDDEDSGDQELKPKKKSKQQKKKQLKNSDEEGSNSDTSGPDVRSTKKKGREKEKVKKKKKNTREEGGDELSSESQDTDDEDNNNDSKGKKRGGKLPDVIETTKKGSKKSLVQDKMGGKDKKSKKNTEKEEEPAAGDEEEGKKKKKEKKKKGSVAGDSDEDIKKTKGKKKKVENYVEIYENELRNYEPEQVENYEDEYHKKKVYEVVTITGDERGAGTDANVFVTLFGEYGITPKVHLASKSRTAFERAKTDVFRIRTHNIGSLKKIRIEHDNTGLSASWFLDRVVVTDVIRPHLRFYFACNNWLSKTEGDGLYVRDLLGSMDPMDMPKYNKYIVSVFTADVKGSGTDADVFINIFGEFGDTGERRLDNDKNNFEKGTEDKFTIDAPNLGKVRKITIGHNNKGSSAGWFVDKVVVDDMGNKIVYEFPVNRWFAIDEDDGKIQRDVLVGGSQPTGIVYNVQIVTGNIRGAGTNSKIHIMMHGSKGLKNSGRVFLAGGKFERGLTDIFNVEIAALLSPLSRVTIGHDNGGVSSGWYCEKVVVYCPFTGIEQTFPCSKWLDEKEGDGLIERELYEMVSLRQKRQKKHPWSLWIWTSDLSGAGTDADISFQVYGQKGKSDEIRLDNKTDNFEQGQVDRFMVELPDLAKLTKFRIWHEKRNPFAGWHLSKATLMKTLTKEKYTFPCERWLDTNEDDNEVVRELPATGDLIAEPLPLIKYRVTVCTGTVGGSGTDASVFLNLIGDHGDTGDRQLVNCKNNINKFEKGNLDEFIVEAVAIGQIRRVRIGHDGKGGGCGWFLDKVIVREEGQAEAQAVEFPCNRWLDRNEDDGQIVRELVPFSDGQRLYNIDYQIAVKTGSIPGSSSDSNVFVKLYGEKGDTSKMMLVVSANNLGNYFETGRIDIFTVETFDIGQISRLMIGHTNEGMRAGWFLDSVQIMVPVHGRQYMFPSHRWLSKDEADGKTEVEIYPSEILEMEQLINYEVTVVSGDVMFAGTNARVYIQIYGDKGKTEVIRLESRSNNFERNTTEIFKINGKDVGKIFKIRIGHDGSGIGSGWFLESVDVKHLIMALVPKEKKKEDKKKKKKKKKDEDDEDEDGGEEMQEVVLTYHFPCSRWLAGGEEDGELVVELPPEEAEELEVNTYEVCVFTGDMLGAGTDANVFINIYGENGDTGERYLKNSDNLNKFERGQEDVFTVAAIDLGPLKKLRIRHDNTQSYSSWYLDRVEIVDTKEDTTYYFPCNRWLAVDEDDGQIARELVPVDEAFMRQDEDEEGTAATLGLEQKSMSTTYTIKVKTGEKKYAGTDANVYAILFGENDDTGIVNLKACKTYKNKFEKGMINEFTVEAVDLGDLEKLRIGHNNSGGSSGWFLDWVEIDAASQGQRLRFPCGRWLDKGEDDGAVVRDLYPAELQTELYMPFVPYEIKIFTSDVFGAGTDADVFIALYGRKGVSTQQKPLCVNKRERRLYFERGAEDMFIVELEDVGDVIEKIRIGHDNKGTNPGWHLDRVEIRRQLRKGKGSETTIFPCECWLAKSEDDGETVRELVPSDIITQKLLRDGTLKTTETEVEDALETHTYNVSVRTGDTHGAGTDANVFLTIYGDLGDTGERKLAKSESNKNKFERGAVDKFSIEAVDLGQVFKICIRHDNSMMGADWYLDQVEVLDLETEEVYMFLCERWLSTKREDKHIERTFFVKGYEGERGTDPISKKLAQAKLGLDRNANKKKKKKKVAVVEEGPIIPYHFTLSTGIDRDASTTARVYVIIIGPGETETERLWLDLPEGKTSFTAGTMEHFVSYGTDVGEIKRVELGHNGVTPESCWLVNELSVAVPTKGIKYIFPCKCWLAKDRGDGLTARLFNVLDSSTINIIRKVVYSATVVTGDTQYAGTDTNIFLTVFGANGSTEEMLLPKNEIRFERGQEDTFNLEIDDIAPLKKIRVRIDGSGSRPDWFLDSILMRNLTTEDVYLFTYENWLSKTKGPKRTKVCELAAVVDEEEMVEKTTYIIQVQTSDVGCAGTDANVFVIVFGEYGDTGMLPLKESTNRNKFERKMKDVFRFPEILSLGELSKVRVWHDNKGPAPGWHLEYIDVKDEAMDQTFRFPCDRWLAKNEDDGQIMRELACANNDSIDLSDKTKYEIATTTANTDDASTTENAWIVLEGRKARSKEFVLENKKKKFLCGATDTFEFSSKHVGEIAGICIGHITKEGKKVKSETFWHVMEVVVTEKELGNKYFFQCDAQIPLAAKKDKFLTFECYKSIESFASKVRNLVPVKYEIIVITGDVKGAGTDANVFITVYGVNGDSGKRHLRQKFRNLFERGRTDRFVLEMLDLGELLRVRVEHDNSHSNSSWYLECVEVTNTANSVTTIFQCGKWLDPHKADGQIHRVLYPRY, encoded by the exons TGTACGAGGTGGTGACCATCacaggagatgagagaggagcCGGCACCGACGCCAACGTGTTTGTCACTCTGTTCGGAGAATATGGCATCACTCCTAAAGTCCACCTGGCCAGCAA GAGTCGCACAGCCTTCGAAAGGGCCAAAACAGATGTGTTCAGAATCAGAACGCACAATATTGGATCTTTGAAAAAGATAAG GATAGAGCACGACAACACTGGGCTGAGCGCCAGCTGGTTCCTGGACAGAGTGGTGGTGACGGATGTGATCAGGCCTCACTTGAGGTTTTACTTTGCTTGTAACAACTGGCTGAGTAAGACAGAGGGGGACGGCCTTTACGTCAGAGACCTGCTGGGCAGCATGGACCCCATGGACATGCCCAAAT ATAATAAATACATAGTGAGCGTTTTCACTGCAGACGTGAAAGGCAGTGGAACAGATGCAGACGTCTTCATCAATATCTTTGGGGAGTTTGGAGACACGG GGGAGAGACGACTTGACAACGACAAAAATAACTTTGAAAAAGGCACCGAGGACAAGTTCACCATCGATGCACCAAACCTGGGCAAAGTGAGGAAGATCACCATCGGCCATAATAACAAAGGCTCTTCAGCGGGTTGGTTTGTGGACAAg GTGGTAGTGGACGATATGGGAAACAAAATAGTTTACGAGTTTCCTGTTAATCGTTGGTTTGCCATCGACGAGGATGACGGGAAGATCCAGAGGGATGTTTTAGTCGGGGGGAGCCAGCCCACAG GTATTGTGTACAACGTCCAGATTGTGACAGGAAACATCCGAGGTGCTGGGACCAACTCCAAGATCCATATCATGATGCACGGATCCAAAGGCCTGAAGAACAGTGGCAGG GTGTTTTTGGCGGGAGGGAAGTTCGAGCGGGGCCTGACGGACATCTTTAATGTGGAGATCGCTGCACTCCTCAGTCCCCTCAGCAGAGTCACCATCGGACATGACAACGGTGGAGTCAGTTCTGGGTGGTACTGCGAGAAG gTGGTGGTGTATTGTCCTTTCACAGGGATCGAGCAGACGTTCCCCTGCAGTAAATGGCTGGATGAGAAGGAGGGAGACGGGCTGATTGAGAGAGAGCTCTATGAGATGGTCTCGCTCAggcagaagagacagaaaa AGCACCCCTGGTCCTTGTGGATCTGGACGTCGGATCTTTCCGGTGCAGGGACAGACGCAGACATCTCTTTCCAGGTGTATGGACAGAAGGGCAAGTCAGACGAGATCAGGCTGGACAATAAAACTGACAATTTTGAACAGGGACAGGTGGACAGGTTTATG GTGGAGCTGCCGGATTTGGCAAAATTGACCAAATTCCGTATCTGGCACGAGAAGAGAAATCCTTTTGCAGGATGGCATCTCAGCAAG GCGACTCTGATGAAGACATTAACAAAGGAAAAGTACACGTTTCCCTGTGAGCGTTGGCTGGACACCAATGAGGACGACAATGAGGTTGTGAGGGAGCTTCCTGCCACCGGAGACCTGATCGCCGAGCCGCTGCCCT tgataaaatACAGAGTGACTGTTTGCACGGGGACGGTCGGCGGCAGCGGCACGGATGCATCTGTGTTTCTCAATCTGATCGGAGACCACGGAGACACCGGAGATCGTCAGCTGGTCAActgcaaaaacaacatcaacaagtTTGAGAAAGGAAAC ttGGATGAGTTCATCGTTGAGGCAGTGGCCATTGGGCAGATCCGCAGGGTGAGGATTGGACATGATGGGAAAGGTGGAGGCTGCGGCTGGTTCCTTGACAAAGTGATTGTAAGAGAGGAGGGACAGGCTGAGGCCCAAGCCGTAGAGTTCCCCTGCAACAG GTGGCTGGATCGCAATGAGGATGACGGACAGATTGTTAGGGAGTTGGTGCCATTCTCAGATGGACAGCGTCTTTACA acattgACTATCAAATCGCAGTGAAGACAGGAAGTATCCCCGGAAGCAGCTCAGACTCCAACGTGTTCGTCAAGCTCTACGGAGAGAAAGGTGACACCAGTAAGATGATGCTGGTGGTCTCCGCCAACAACCTGGGGAACTACTTTGAGACGGGCCGCATTGACATCTTCACCGTGGAGACCTTCGATATTGGACAG ATCAGCCGTCTGATGATCGGCCACACCAATGAAGGAATGCGCGCCGGCTGGTTCTTGGACAGTGTTCAGATCATGGTTCCGGTCCACGGACGACAGTACATGTTCCCCAGTCACCGCTGGCTGAGCAAGGATGAGGCCGACGGCAAGACAGAGGTGGAGATTTACCCGAGTGAGATCCTGGAGATGGAGCAAT TGATAAACTATGAGGTAACAGTAGTGTCTGGAGATGTGATGTTTGCCGGCACCAACGCCAGAGTTTACATCCAGATCTATGGAGACAAAGGAAAGACAGAGGTCATCAGGCTCGAGAGCAGGTCCAATAACTTTGAGCGGAACACCACAGAAATATTCAAG ATTAATGGAAAAGATGTGGGGAAAATCTTCAAGATACGCATCGGTCACGATGGCTCTGGGATCGGATCCGGCTGGTTCCTGGAGTCAGTGGACGTCAAACATTTAATCATGGCCTTGGTGcccaaagagaagaaaaaggaggacaagaaaaagaagaagaaaaagaagaaagatgaggatgatgaggatgaggatggaggagaggagatgcaGGAAGTGGTGCTCACGTATCACTTCCCATGTTCTCGCTGGCTGGCcgggggagaggaggatggtGAGCTGGTGGTGGAGCTACCGCCCGAGGAGGCCGAGGAGCTGGAag TCAACACCTATGAAGTGTGCGTCTTCACTGGTGACATGCTGGGAGCTGGGACTGACGCCAACGTCTTCATTAATATTTATGGAGAAAATGGAGACACCGGAGAGCGCTATCTCAAGAACTCTGACAACCTCAACAAATTTGAGCGCGGGCAG GAGGACGTTTTCACAGTGGCGGCCATTGATCTGGGTCCTCTGAAGAAGCTGCGGATTCGCCATGACAACACCCAGTCTTACTCCTCTTGGTACCTGGATCGTGTCGAGATTGTGGACACAAAGGAGGACACGAC GTATTATTTCCCTTGTAACCGCTGGCTTGCAGTGGATGAGGACGATGGGCAGATAGCGAGGGAGCTGGTGCCAGTGGACGAGGCCTTCATGAGgcaggatgaggatgaggaggggacCGCCGCCACGCTGGGCCTGGAGCAGAAAT CCATGTCTACCACATACACCATTAAAGTAAAAACCGGAGAAAAGAAGTACGCTGGAACCGATGCCAACGTCTATGCCATCCTCTTTGGAGAAAATGATGACACCG GGATCGTCAACTTAAAGGCTTGTAAAACCTACAAGAACAAGTTTGAAAAGGGGATGATCAACGAGTTCACCGTGGAGGCAGTGGACTTGGGCGATCTGGAGAAGCTTCGCATCGGACACAACAACTCAG GGGGTTCTTCCGGCTGGTTCTTGGACTGGGTCGAGATCGACGCAGCCTCGCAGGGTCAAAGACTACGCTTCCCATGTGGCCGCTGGTTGGATAAGGGCGAGGATGATGGGGCGGTGGTGAGGGATCTGTATCCCGCTGAGCTGCAGACTGAGCTCTACATGCCGT TTGTGCCCTATGAGATCAAGATCTTCACCAGCGATGTGTTTGGTGCGGGAACAGACGCTGATGTGTTTATAGCGTTGTATGGACGTAAAGGAGTGAGCACACAGCAGAAACCCCTGTGTgtcaacaagagagagagacgtctGTACTTTGAGAGGGGAGCTGAGGACATGTTCATCGTAGAG TTGGAGGATGTTGGTGATGTTATAGAGAAGATCAGGATCGGACACGACAACAAGGGCACCAACCCGGGATGGCACCTGGACAGAGTGGAGATCAGACGACAGCTCAGGAAAGGAAAG GGTTCAGAGACGACCATTTTCCCATGTGAGTGCTGGCTGGCCAAATCTGAAGATGACGGGGAGACGGTGAGGGAGCTGGTCCCCTCAGACATCATCACACAGAAGCTCCTCAGGGATGGGACGCTGAAAACCACAGAGACGGAGGTGGAGGACGCTCTGGAAA CTCACACGTACAACGTGTCAGTGCGGACAGGTGATACGCACGGAGCCGGGACTGATGCCAATGTTTTTCTCACCATCTACGGAGACCTGGGAGACACAGGAGAGCGCAAACTGGCCAAATCTGAGAGCAACAAGAACAAGTTTGAGAGAGGAGCG GTGGACAAGTTCTCCATCGAAGCTGTGGATCTGGGGCAAGTGTTTAAGATTTGTATTCGCCACGACAACTCCATGATGGGGGCTGACTGGTACCTGGACCAGGTGGAGGTGCTGGATTTGGAAACAGAGGAGGTGTACATGTTCCTGTGTGAGCGCTGGCTGTCGACAAAGAGAGAGGACAAACACATTGAGAGGACCTTCTTCGTCAAG GGGTATGAAGGTGAAAGAGGCACTGATCCAATTTCCAAGAAGTTGGCTCAGGCCAAACTTGGACTGGACAGAAATGccaacaagaagaaaaagaagaaaaaggtggCTGTGGTGGAAGAGGGTCCAA tCATTCCCTATCACTTCACCTTGTCCACGGGGATAGACCGTGATGCCAGCACCACAGCCAGGGTCTATGTCATCATCATCGGCCCCGGCGAGACTGAGACAGAGCGACTGTGGCTGGACCTGCCTGAGGGAAAGACGTCCTTCACAGCTGGCACCATGGAGCACTTTGTGTCTTATGGAACTGACGTAGGAGAGATCAAGAGGGTGGAG ctcgGCCATAACGGCGTCACACCAGAGAGCTGCTGGTTGGTGAATGAGCTGTCGGTTGCCGTGCCAACCAAAGGTATCAAGTACATCTTTCCATGTAAGTGCTGGCTGGCTAAAGACCGGGGAGACGGTCTGACTGCCAGACTGTTCAACGTGTTGGACTCCAGCACCATCAACATTATCCGCAAA GTTGTTTATTCAGCCACTGTGGTCACGGGTGACACTCAGTACGCAGGGACTGACACCAACATTTTCCTGACTGTGTTCGGAGCCAACGGGAGCACAGAGGAAATGCTGCTGCCCAAAAATGAGATCAG GTTTGAAAGAGGCCAAGAAGACACATTCAACCTGGAGATCGATGACATTGCTCCTCTGAAGAAGATCAGAGTTCGGATCGATGGCAGCGGGAGTCGCCCCGACTGGTTTCTTGACAGT ATCCTGATGCGGAACCTGACCACAGAAGACGTGTATCTGTTTACCTACGAGAACTGGTTGTCAAAGACCAAAGGGCCAAAGAGGACGAAGGTGTGTGAGCTGGCAGCCGTGGTGGACGAGGAAGAGATGGTGGAGAAAACAACCTACATCATCCAAGTCCAGACCAGTGATGTCGGAT GTGCCGGCACTGATGCCAAcgtgtttgtgattgtgtttggcGAGTACGGCGACACCGGGATGCTGCCACTGAAGGAGAGCACCAACAGGAACAAGTTCGAGCGTAAAATGAAGGATGTGTTCAGATTCCCCGAAATTCTCAGTCTGGGCGAACTGTCCAAGGTCCGAGTGTGGCACGATAACAAAG GCCCTGCTCCTGGTTGGCACCTCGAGTACATTGATGTGAAAGACGAGGCCATGGACCAGACCTTCAGGTTCCCCTGCGACCGCTGGTTGGCTAAAAATGAAGATGACGGGCAGATTATGAGGGAGCTGGCCTGTGCCAACAACGACTCCATAGACCTCAGTGACAAAACCA AATATGAAATTGCCACAACAACTGCAAACACAGACGATGCCTCCACCACAGAAAACGCCTGGATCGTGTTAGAAGGAAGAAAAGCTCGTTCCAAGGAGTTTGTTCTCgagaataagaaaaagaagTTCTTATG CGGTGCCACCGACACATTTGAGTTCTCATCCAAGCACGTGGGGGAGATTGCCGGCATCTGCATCGGCCACATAACGAAAGAGGGTAAAAAGGTGAAGAGTGAAACTTTCTGGCACGTTATGGAGGTGGTGGTTACAGAAAAGGAGCTGGGGAACAA ATATTTCTTCCAATGTGACGCACAAATCCCCTTGGCGGCCAAAAAGGACAAGTTCCTGACTTTTGAGTGTTATAAGTCCATCGAGAGCTTCGCCAGCAAAGTCCGCAACCTGGTTCCCGTCAAGTATGAAATCATCGTCATTACAGGGGATGTTAAAGGAGCCGGCACGGACGCCAATGTCTTTATCACCGTCTATGGCGTCAACGGTGACTCAGGCAAGCGTCACCTGCGGCAGAAGTTCCGAAACCTTTTTGAACGAGGACGGACCGACCGCTTTGTTCTGGAGATGCTGGACCTTGGGGAGCTGCTGAGAGTCAGAGTGGAACACGACAACAGTCACTCAAACAGCAGCTGGTATTTGGAGTGTGTGGAGGTGACCAACACGGCCAACTCCGTCACAACCATCTTCCAGTGTGGGAAGTGGCTGGACCCTCACAAGGCCGACGGGCAGATTCACAGAGTGCTCTACCCCAGATATTAG